In the genome of Neodiprion pinetum isolate iyNeoPine1 chromosome 2, iyNeoPine1.2, whole genome shotgun sequence, one region contains:
- the Usp7 gene encoding ubiquitin carboxyl-terminal hydrolase 7 isoform X3, with product MNHVNDKENVNQLNPNPVQVNEVEEMDTQEETQNDGGGDGNETRPVNGEPEPACIVQDQDMEEDEARSEATFRYTVENFSKMKDSQLSPPCYVRNLPWKIMVMPRTSQTQERQSQRSLGFFLQCNGESESASWSCYAVAELRLLSHKEGQEPFSRKIQHLFYSKENDWGFSHFMTWQDVLEVDRGYIKDDSITLEVHVVADAPHGVSWDSKKHTGYVGLKNQGATCYMNSLLQTLYFTNQLRKAVYKMPTESDDSSKSVALALQRVFHELQFCDKPVGTKKLTKSFGWETLDSFMQHDVQEFLRVLLDKLESKMKGTCVEGTVPKLFEGKMASFIKCKNIDYTSTRVETFYDIQLNIKGKKNIDESFRDYVSTEILDGDNKYDAGEHGLQDAEKGVIFSSFPPVLHLHLMRFQYDPVTDCSVKFNDRFEFYEKINLEPYLQVQESTRADYTLHAVLVHSGDNHGGHYVVFINPKGDGKWCKFDDDVVSRCTKQEAIDHNYGGQDEDMSMTVKHCTNAYMLVYIRDSELKNVLQEVKEEDIPQELVDRLQEEKRMEQIRRKERSEAYLYMTVNVLLEDSFDGHQGNDLYDPERALYRVFRVRKQTTLNEFLEQLSESLKYPIEQIRVWPFSLRSNQTCRPTLIELEADLHKPINECAENVNPWNVFVELVPPDSGLTALPPFDKDTDVLLFFKLYDPKNKKIHYCGHHYMPVTAKVQELIPILNERAGFPPDTELALYEEIKPNMVEKIENLTEPLEKVLEELMDGDIIVFQKEERDTEVYELPTCRDYFKDLFYRVEVTFCDKTIINDPGFTMELSQRMTYDQIAKAVAQRVGTDPYLLQFFKCQNYKDSPGHPLRCTFEGTLKELVAYCKPKTKKIFYQQLSIRINELENKKQFKCIWVGPSLKEEKELILYPNKNGTVVDLLEEARKQVELSENGSGRLRILEVNCNKILPGPKDDVPLDSLNTTGTKTYRIEEIPRDELNLAEDEMLVPVAHFHKDIFSTFGIPFLFKMKHGEPFAKFKDRLLKKLGVQEKEFEKFKFAVVTLGKPQFITEDPSYFINLSDFRTHPNQSTASQRTWLGLEHVNKAPKRSRINYLEKAIKIYN from the exons AGGTCAACGAAGTCGAAGAAATGGACACCCAGGAAG AGACGCAGAACGACGGTGGAGGAGACGGAAACGAGACTCGTCCAGTCAACGGAGAGCCAGAACCTGCCTGTATCGTACAAGACCAAGACATGGAGGAAG ACGAGGCAAGGTCAGAGGCAACTTTCCGCTACAcagtggaaaatttttcaaagatgaaAGACTCCCAGCTATCGCCACCTTGCTACGTGCGTAATCTCCCATGGAAGATTATGGTAATGCCTCGTACCAGCCAGACGCAAGAACGCCAATCGCAGCGGTCTCTGGGCTTCTTCTTGCAATGCAACGGGGAAAGCGAATCGGCTTCATGGAGTTGCTACGCAGTCGCAGAGCTCAGGCTCCTCTCCCACAAGGAGGGTCAAGAACCTTTCAGTAGAA AAATTCAACATTTATTCTACAGTAAGGAAAATGACTGGGGATTTAGCCATTTCATGACTTGGCAGGATGTACTTGAGGTGGACAGAGGCTATATTAAGGATGACTCCATCACGCTTGAA GTCCATGTGGTAGCAGATGCGCCGCATGGTGTTAGCTGGGATAGTAAGAAACACACGGGATATGTCGGTCTTAAAAATCAGGGAGCAACTTGTTACATGAACTCACTCTTACAAACCTTGTATTTTACTAATCAG TTACGTAAGGCGGTGTATAAAATGCCAACAGAAAGTGACGATTCTAGCAAGAGTGTGGCATTAGCTTTACAGAGGGTATTTCACGAACTGCAATTTTGTGATAAACCAGttggtacaaaaaaattgaccaaaagTTTTGGATGGGAGACACTTGACTCTTTTATGCAACACGATGTGCAAGAATTTCTCAGAGTT cTTTTGGATAAACTGGAAAGTAAAATGAAAGGGACATGCGTCGAAGGGACAGTACCAAAATTGTTTGAAGGAAAAATGGCTTCGTTCATCAAATGTAAGAATATAGACTACACATCAACCAGAGTGGAAACGTTCTATGACATCCAACTCAACatcaaaggaaaaaagaata tcgATGAATCTTTCAGAGATTATGTAAGCACAGAAATTCTAGATGGTGACAATAAGTACGATGCTGGTGAGCATGGGTTACAGGATGCTGAAAAAGGAGTAATATTTTCGTCTTTTCCACCTGTTTTACACTTACATTTAATGCGCTTCCAATACGACCCAGTAACAGACTGCTCTGTGAAATTTAATGACAG GTTCGAATTCTACGAAAAAATCAACCTTGAGCCGTACCTTCAGGTCCAAGAATCAACAAGAGCAGATTACACACTGCACGCAGTTCTTGTCCATAGCGGTGATAATCACGGGGGACATTACGTTGTATTTATCAATCCAAAAGGAGACGGCAAG tgGTGCAAGTTTGACGACGATGTGGTTTCAAGGTGTACAAAGCAGGAGGCGATTGACCATAACTATGGAGGCCAGGACGAAGACATGTCCATGACCGTGAAGCATTGTACAAACGCGTACATGTTGGTTTACATTCGTGACTCAGAGCTTAAGAATGTCTTACAAGAGGTCAAAGAAGAGGACATACCTCAAGAG CTGGTGGACAGGCTGCAAGAGGAGAAGAGAATGGAACAAATAcgaagaaaggaaagaagcgAGGCTTACTTGTACATGACTGTTAACGTCCTTCTCGAGGACAGCTTCGACGGCCATCAAGGCAACGACCTCTACGATCCTGAACGTGCACTCTACCGTGTTTTTCGTGTACGCAAACAGACCACCCTTAACGAGTTCCTAGAACAGCTCAGCGAAAGTCTG aaaTATCCGATCGAACAAATTCGTGTGTGGCCCTTCAGTCTTCGCTCAAATCAAACTTGCAGGCCGACACTTATCGAGTTGGAAGCAGATTTACACAAACCGATAAACGAGTGCGCGGAAAATGTGAATCCTTGGAATGTTTTTGTCGAACTTGTCCCACCAGACTCTGGCTTAACCGCGCTACCCCCTTTTGACAAAGACACAGATGTACTATTATTCTTCAAACTATACGATCctaagaataagaaaatacaCTACTGTGGTCATCACTATATGCCAGTGACAGCAAAAGTTC AGGAACTCATTCCGATCCTCAATGAAAGGGCTGGCTTTCCTCCGGATACAGAGCTCGCATTATACGAAGAGATCAAGCCCAACATggtagaaaaaattgaaaatctgaCAGAGCCGTTGGAAAAGGTACTTGAAGAATTGATGGATGGAGATATAATTGTCTTTCAAAAAGAGGAACGTGACACAGAAGTTTATGAGTTGCCCACATGTCGGGATTACTTCAA GGACCTGTTTTATAGGGTAGAAGTAACGTTCTGcgataaaacaataattaatgaTCCTGGCTTTACAATGGAACTATCGCAAAGAATGACATATGATCAAATTGCAAAGGCTGTTGCGCAGAGAGTAGGAACTGACCCATATCTcctccaatttttcaaatgtcaaAA TTACAAAGACTCACCTGGGCATCCGTTGAGGTGTACATTTGAAGGAACTCTAAAAGAATTAGTTGCTTACTGCAagccaaaaacaaaaaaaattttttaccaacaattAAGTATTCGAATTAATGAgctcgaaaataaaaaacaattcaaatgcATTTGGGTGGGACCTTCGCtcaaggaagaaaaagaactgATTCTATATCCGAACAAAAATGGCACGGTTGTTGATTTGTTGGAGGAAGCTAGAAAGCAGGTCGAATTGTCTGAAAACGGTTCTGGACGATTGAGGATATTGGAAGtaaactgtaataaaattttgccTGGACCGAAAGATGATGTTCCTTTAGACAGCTTAAATACTACTGGCACTAAAACGTATAGGATAGAGGAAATACCACGAGACGAATTAAATTTGGCTGAGGATGAGATGCTAGTTCCTGTCGCACACTTTCATAAGGATATCTTTTCCACGTTTGGAATACCTTTCCTGTTCAAAATGAAACAT GGTGAACCTTTCGCCAAATTCAAAGATCGATTATTGAAGAAACTTGGTGTGCAAGAGAAGGAGTTTGAAAAG TTTAAGTTTGCCGTGGTTACGTTGGGCAAGCCGCAATTTATCACTGAAGATCCAAGCTATTTCATCAATTTGTCCGACTTCCGAACTCACCCAAATCAAA GTACAGCGTCGCAAAGGACTTGGCTCGGCTTAGAACACGTTAACAAGGCGCCAAAACGTTCCCGAATCAACTACCTTGAGAAAGCTATAAAGATCTACAACTAG
- the Usp7 gene encoding ubiquitin carboxyl-terminal hydrolase 7 isoform X4, whose protein sequence is MNHVNDKENVNQLNPNPVQVNEVEEMDTQEDEARSEATFRYTVENFSKMKDSQLSPPCYVRNLPWKIMVMPRTSQTQERQSQRSLGFFLQCNGESESASWSCYAVAELRLLSHKEGQEPFSRKIQHLFYSKENDWGFSHFMTWQDVLEVDRGYIKDDSITLEVHVVADAPHGVSWDSKKHTGYVGLKNQGATCYMNSLLQTLYFTNQLRKAVYKMPTESDDSSKSVALALQRVFHELQFCDKPVGTKKLTKSFGWETLDSFMQHDVQEFLRVLLDKLESKMKGTCVEGTVPKLFEGKMASFIKCKNIDYTSTRVETFYDIQLNIKGKKNIDESFRDYVSTEILDGDNKYDAGEHGLQDAEKGVIFSSFPPVLHLHLMRFQYDPVTDCSVKFNDRFEFYEKINLEPYLQVQESTRADYTLHAVLVHSGDNHGGHYVVFINPKGDGKWCKFDDDVVSRCTKQEAIDHNYGGQDEDMSMTVKHCTNAYMLVYIRDSELKNVLQEVKEEDIPQELVDRLQEEKRMEQIRRKERSEAYLYMTVNVLLEDSFDGHQGNDLYDPERALYRVFRVRKQTTLNEFLEQLSESLKYPIEQIRVWPFSLRSNQTCRPTLIELEADLHKPINECAENVNPWNVFVELVPPDSGLTALPPFDKDTDVLLFFKLYDPKNKKIHYCGHHYMPVTAKVQELIPILNERAGFPPDTELALYEEIKPNMVEKIENLTEPLEKVLEELMDGDIIVFQKEERDTEVYELPTCRDYFKDLFYRVEVTFCDKTIINDPGFTMELSQRMTYDQIAKAVAQRVGTDPYLLQFFKCQNYKDSPGHPLRCTFEGTLKELVAYCKPKTKKIFYQQLSIRINELENKKQFKCIWVGPSLKEEKELILYPNKNGTVVDLLEEARKQVELSENGSGRLRILEVNCNKILPGPKDDVPLDSLNTTGTKTYRIEEIPRDELNLAEDEMLVPVAHFHKDIFSTFGIPFLFKMKHGEPFAKFKDRLLKKLGVQEKEFEKFKFAVVTLGKPQFITEDPSYFINLSDFRTHPNQSTASQRTWLGLEHVNKAPKRSRINYLEKAIKIYN, encoded by the exons AGGTCAACGAAGTCGAAGAAATGGACACCCAGGAAG ACGAGGCAAGGTCAGAGGCAACTTTCCGCTACAcagtggaaaatttttcaaagatgaaAGACTCCCAGCTATCGCCACCTTGCTACGTGCGTAATCTCCCATGGAAGATTATGGTAATGCCTCGTACCAGCCAGACGCAAGAACGCCAATCGCAGCGGTCTCTGGGCTTCTTCTTGCAATGCAACGGGGAAAGCGAATCGGCTTCATGGAGTTGCTACGCAGTCGCAGAGCTCAGGCTCCTCTCCCACAAGGAGGGTCAAGAACCTTTCAGTAGAA AAATTCAACATTTATTCTACAGTAAGGAAAATGACTGGGGATTTAGCCATTTCATGACTTGGCAGGATGTACTTGAGGTGGACAGAGGCTATATTAAGGATGACTCCATCACGCTTGAA GTCCATGTGGTAGCAGATGCGCCGCATGGTGTTAGCTGGGATAGTAAGAAACACACGGGATATGTCGGTCTTAAAAATCAGGGAGCAACTTGTTACATGAACTCACTCTTACAAACCTTGTATTTTACTAATCAG TTACGTAAGGCGGTGTATAAAATGCCAACAGAAAGTGACGATTCTAGCAAGAGTGTGGCATTAGCTTTACAGAGGGTATTTCACGAACTGCAATTTTGTGATAAACCAGttggtacaaaaaaattgaccaaaagTTTTGGATGGGAGACACTTGACTCTTTTATGCAACACGATGTGCAAGAATTTCTCAGAGTT cTTTTGGATAAACTGGAAAGTAAAATGAAAGGGACATGCGTCGAAGGGACAGTACCAAAATTGTTTGAAGGAAAAATGGCTTCGTTCATCAAATGTAAGAATATAGACTACACATCAACCAGAGTGGAAACGTTCTATGACATCCAACTCAACatcaaaggaaaaaagaata tcgATGAATCTTTCAGAGATTATGTAAGCACAGAAATTCTAGATGGTGACAATAAGTACGATGCTGGTGAGCATGGGTTACAGGATGCTGAAAAAGGAGTAATATTTTCGTCTTTTCCACCTGTTTTACACTTACATTTAATGCGCTTCCAATACGACCCAGTAACAGACTGCTCTGTGAAATTTAATGACAG GTTCGAATTCTACGAAAAAATCAACCTTGAGCCGTACCTTCAGGTCCAAGAATCAACAAGAGCAGATTACACACTGCACGCAGTTCTTGTCCATAGCGGTGATAATCACGGGGGACATTACGTTGTATTTATCAATCCAAAAGGAGACGGCAAG tgGTGCAAGTTTGACGACGATGTGGTTTCAAGGTGTACAAAGCAGGAGGCGATTGACCATAACTATGGAGGCCAGGACGAAGACATGTCCATGACCGTGAAGCATTGTACAAACGCGTACATGTTGGTTTACATTCGTGACTCAGAGCTTAAGAATGTCTTACAAGAGGTCAAAGAAGAGGACATACCTCAAGAG CTGGTGGACAGGCTGCAAGAGGAGAAGAGAATGGAACAAATAcgaagaaaggaaagaagcgAGGCTTACTTGTACATGACTGTTAACGTCCTTCTCGAGGACAGCTTCGACGGCCATCAAGGCAACGACCTCTACGATCCTGAACGTGCACTCTACCGTGTTTTTCGTGTACGCAAACAGACCACCCTTAACGAGTTCCTAGAACAGCTCAGCGAAAGTCTG aaaTATCCGATCGAACAAATTCGTGTGTGGCCCTTCAGTCTTCGCTCAAATCAAACTTGCAGGCCGACACTTATCGAGTTGGAAGCAGATTTACACAAACCGATAAACGAGTGCGCGGAAAATGTGAATCCTTGGAATGTTTTTGTCGAACTTGTCCCACCAGACTCTGGCTTAACCGCGCTACCCCCTTTTGACAAAGACACAGATGTACTATTATTCTTCAAACTATACGATCctaagaataagaaaatacaCTACTGTGGTCATCACTATATGCCAGTGACAGCAAAAGTTC AGGAACTCATTCCGATCCTCAATGAAAGGGCTGGCTTTCCTCCGGATACAGAGCTCGCATTATACGAAGAGATCAAGCCCAACATggtagaaaaaattgaaaatctgaCAGAGCCGTTGGAAAAGGTACTTGAAGAATTGATGGATGGAGATATAATTGTCTTTCAAAAAGAGGAACGTGACACAGAAGTTTATGAGTTGCCCACATGTCGGGATTACTTCAA GGACCTGTTTTATAGGGTAGAAGTAACGTTCTGcgataaaacaataattaatgaTCCTGGCTTTACAATGGAACTATCGCAAAGAATGACATATGATCAAATTGCAAAGGCTGTTGCGCAGAGAGTAGGAACTGACCCATATCTcctccaatttttcaaatgtcaaAA TTACAAAGACTCACCTGGGCATCCGTTGAGGTGTACATTTGAAGGAACTCTAAAAGAATTAGTTGCTTACTGCAagccaaaaacaaaaaaaattttttaccaacaattAAGTATTCGAATTAATGAgctcgaaaataaaaaacaattcaaatgcATTTGGGTGGGACCTTCGCtcaaggaagaaaaagaactgATTCTATATCCGAACAAAAATGGCACGGTTGTTGATTTGTTGGAGGAAGCTAGAAAGCAGGTCGAATTGTCTGAAAACGGTTCTGGACGATTGAGGATATTGGAAGtaaactgtaataaaattttgccTGGACCGAAAGATGATGTTCCTTTAGACAGCTTAAATACTACTGGCACTAAAACGTATAGGATAGAGGAAATACCACGAGACGAATTAAATTTGGCTGAGGATGAGATGCTAGTTCCTGTCGCACACTTTCATAAGGATATCTTTTCCACGTTTGGAATACCTTTCCTGTTCAAAATGAAACAT GGTGAACCTTTCGCCAAATTCAAAGATCGATTATTGAAGAAACTTGGTGTGCAAGAGAAGGAGTTTGAAAAG TTTAAGTTTGCCGTGGTTACGTTGGGCAAGCCGCAATTTATCACTGAAGATCCAAGCTATTTCATCAATTTGTCCGACTTCCGAACTCACCCAAATCAAA GTACAGCGTCGCAAAGGACTTGGCTCGGCTTAGAACACGTTAACAAGGCGCCAAAACGTTCCCGAATCAACTACCTTGAGAAAGCTATAAAGATCTACAACTAG
- the Usp7 gene encoding ubiquitin carboxyl-terminal hydrolase 7 isoform X1: MNHVNDKENVNQLNPNPVQVNEVEEMDTQEVESIETQNDGGGDGNETRPVNGEPEPACIVQDQDMEEDEARSEATFRYTVENFSKMKDSQLSPPCYVRNLPWKIMVMPRTSQTQERQSQRSLGFFLQCNGESESASWSCYAVAELRLLSHKEGQEPFSRKIQHLFYSKENDWGFSHFMTWQDVLEVDRGYIKDDSITLEVHVVADAPHGVSWDSKKHTGYVGLKNQGATCYMNSLLQTLYFTNQLRKAVYKMPTESDDSSKSVALALQRVFHELQFCDKPVGTKKLTKSFGWETLDSFMQHDVQEFLRVLLDKLESKMKGTCVEGTVPKLFEGKMASFIKCKNIDYTSTRVETFYDIQLNIKGKKNIDESFRDYVSTEILDGDNKYDAGEHGLQDAEKGVIFSSFPPVLHLHLMRFQYDPVTDCSVKFNDRFEFYEKINLEPYLQVQESTRADYTLHAVLVHSGDNHGGHYVVFINPKGDGKWCKFDDDVVSRCTKQEAIDHNYGGQDEDMSMTVKHCTNAYMLVYIRDSELKNVLQEVKEEDIPQELVDRLQEEKRMEQIRRKERSEAYLYMTVNVLLEDSFDGHQGNDLYDPERALYRVFRVRKQTTLNEFLEQLSESLKYPIEQIRVWPFSLRSNQTCRPTLIELEADLHKPINECAENVNPWNVFVELVPPDSGLTALPPFDKDTDVLLFFKLYDPKNKKIHYCGHHYMPVTAKVQELIPILNERAGFPPDTELALYEEIKPNMVEKIENLTEPLEKVLEELMDGDIIVFQKEERDTEVYELPTCRDYFKDLFYRVEVTFCDKTIINDPGFTMELSQRMTYDQIAKAVAQRVGTDPYLLQFFKCQNYKDSPGHPLRCTFEGTLKELVAYCKPKTKKIFYQQLSIRINELENKKQFKCIWVGPSLKEEKELILYPNKNGTVVDLLEEARKQVELSENGSGRLRILEVNCNKILPGPKDDVPLDSLNTTGTKTYRIEEIPRDELNLAEDEMLVPVAHFHKDIFSTFGIPFLFKMKHGEPFAKFKDRLLKKLGVQEKEFEKFKFAVVTLGKPQFITEDPSYFINLSDFRTHPNQSTASQRTWLGLEHVNKAPKRSRINYLEKAIKIYN; encoded by the exons AGGTCAACGAAGTCGAAGAAATGGACACCCAGGAAG TTGAATCTATAGAGACGCAGAACGACGGTGGAGGAGACGGAAACGAGACTCGTCCAGTCAACGGAGAGCCAGAACCTGCCTGTATCGTACAAGACCAAGACATGGAGGAAG ACGAGGCAAGGTCAGAGGCAACTTTCCGCTACAcagtggaaaatttttcaaagatgaaAGACTCCCAGCTATCGCCACCTTGCTACGTGCGTAATCTCCCATGGAAGATTATGGTAATGCCTCGTACCAGCCAGACGCAAGAACGCCAATCGCAGCGGTCTCTGGGCTTCTTCTTGCAATGCAACGGGGAAAGCGAATCGGCTTCATGGAGTTGCTACGCAGTCGCAGAGCTCAGGCTCCTCTCCCACAAGGAGGGTCAAGAACCTTTCAGTAGAA AAATTCAACATTTATTCTACAGTAAGGAAAATGACTGGGGATTTAGCCATTTCATGACTTGGCAGGATGTACTTGAGGTGGACAGAGGCTATATTAAGGATGACTCCATCACGCTTGAA GTCCATGTGGTAGCAGATGCGCCGCATGGTGTTAGCTGGGATAGTAAGAAACACACGGGATATGTCGGTCTTAAAAATCAGGGAGCAACTTGTTACATGAACTCACTCTTACAAACCTTGTATTTTACTAATCAG TTACGTAAGGCGGTGTATAAAATGCCAACAGAAAGTGACGATTCTAGCAAGAGTGTGGCATTAGCTTTACAGAGGGTATTTCACGAACTGCAATTTTGTGATAAACCAGttggtacaaaaaaattgaccaaaagTTTTGGATGGGAGACACTTGACTCTTTTATGCAACACGATGTGCAAGAATTTCTCAGAGTT cTTTTGGATAAACTGGAAAGTAAAATGAAAGGGACATGCGTCGAAGGGACAGTACCAAAATTGTTTGAAGGAAAAATGGCTTCGTTCATCAAATGTAAGAATATAGACTACACATCAACCAGAGTGGAAACGTTCTATGACATCCAACTCAACatcaaaggaaaaaagaata tcgATGAATCTTTCAGAGATTATGTAAGCACAGAAATTCTAGATGGTGACAATAAGTACGATGCTGGTGAGCATGGGTTACAGGATGCTGAAAAAGGAGTAATATTTTCGTCTTTTCCACCTGTTTTACACTTACATTTAATGCGCTTCCAATACGACCCAGTAACAGACTGCTCTGTGAAATTTAATGACAG GTTCGAATTCTACGAAAAAATCAACCTTGAGCCGTACCTTCAGGTCCAAGAATCAACAAGAGCAGATTACACACTGCACGCAGTTCTTGTCCATAGCGGTGATAATCACGGGGGACATTACGTTGTATTTATCAATCCAAAAGGAGACGGCAAG tgGTGCAAGTTTGACGACGATGTGGTTTCAAGGTGTACAAAGCAGGAGGCGATTGACCATAACTATGGAGGCCAGGACGAAGACATGTCCATGACCGTGAAGCATTGTACAAACGCGTACATGTTGGTTTACATTCGTGACTCAGAGCTTAAGAATGTCTTACAAGAGGTCAAAGAAGAGGACATACCTCAAGAG CTGGTGGACAGGCTGCAAGAGGAGAAGAGAATGGAACAAATAcgaagaaaggaaagaagcgAGGCTTACTTGTACATGACTGTTAACGTCCTTCTCGAGGACAGCTTCGACGGCCATCAAGGCAACGACCTCTACGATCCTGAACGTGCACTCTACCGTGTTTTTCGTGTACGCAAACAGACCACCCTTAACGAGTTCCTAGAACAGCTCAGCGAAAGTCTG aaaTATCCGATCGAACAAATTCGTGTGTGGCCCTTCAGTCTTCGCTCAAATCAAACTTGCAGGCCGACACTTATCGAGTTGGAAGCAGATTTACACAAACCGATAAACGAGTGCGCGGAAAATGTGAATCCTTGGAATGTTTTTGTCGAACTTGTCCCACCAGACTCTGGCTTAACCGCGCTACCCCCTTTTGACAAAGACACAGATGTACTATTATTCTTCAAACTATACGATCctaagaataagaaaatacaCTACTGTGGTCATCACTATATGCCAGTGACAGCAAAAGTTC AGGAACTCATTCCGATCCTCAATGAAAGGGCTGGCTTTCCTCCGGATACAGAGCTCGCATTATACGAAGAGATCAAGCCCAACATggtagaaaaaattgaaaatctgaCAGAGCCGTTGGAAAAGGTACTTGAAGAATTGATGGATGGAGATATAATTGTCTTTCAAAAAGAGGAACGTGACACAGAAGTTTATGAGTTGCCCACATGTCGGGATTACTTCAA GGACCTGTTTTATAGGGTAGAAGTAACGTTCTGcgataaaacaataattaatgaTCCTGGCTTTACAATGGAACTATCGCAAAGAATGACATATGATCAAATTGCAAAGGCTGTTGCGCAGAGAGTAGGAACTGACCCATATCTcctccaatttttcaaatgtcaaAA TTACAAAGACTCACCTGGGCATCCGTTGAGGTGTACATTTGAAGGAACTCTAAAAGAATTAGTTGCTTACTGCAagccaaaaacaaaaaaaattttttaccaacaattAAGTATTCGAATTAATGAgctcgaaaataaaaaacaattcaaatgcATTTGGGTGGGACCTTCGCtcaaggaagaaaaagaactgATTCTATATCCGAACAAAAATGGCACGGTTGTTGATTTGTTGGAGGAAGCTAGAAAGCAGGTCGAATTGTCTGAAAACGGTTCTGGACGATTGAGGATATTGGAAGtaaactgtaataaaattttgccTGGACCGAAAGATGATGTTCCTTTAGACAGCTTAAATACTACTGGCACTAAAACGTATAGGATAGAGGAAATACCACGAGACGAATTAAATTTGGCTGAGGATGAGATGCTAGTTCCTGTCGCACACTTTCATAAGGATATCTTTTCCACGTTTGGAATACCTTTCCTGTTCAAAATGAAACAT GGTGAACCTTTCGCCAAATTCAAAGATCGATTATTGAAGAAACTTGGTGTGCAAGAGAAGGAGTTTGAAAAG TTTAAGTTTGCCGTGGTTACGTTGGGCAAGCCGCAATTTATCACTGAAGATCCAAGCTATTTCATCAATTTGTCCGACTTCCGAACTCACCCAAATCAAA GTACAGCGTCGCAAAGGACTTGGCTCGGCTTAGAACACGTTAACAAGGCGCCAAAACGTTCCCGAATCAACTACCTTGAGAAAGCTATAAAGATCTACAACTAG